A single region of the Pontimicrobium sp. SW4 genome encodes:
- a CDS encoding tetratricopeptide repeat protein, with the protein MNFLKKNHKLQSSNKSIITITKTSFLVLFTIAFVSSCSKNIDYSAEYMEQTSGRYLYNQENVIDVFYENKKLFLNWGEYKIIEPVVLDNNTFFIADIYKKLHFVQHPETKERYLSVISEENEDVISYDYLKVDDTYKTPSMHLKNGNYKEALTGYLEIKEQDSTSTLIDEGNFNSLGYKLLRDKDYENAVEVFKMNVVLFPESANVYDSLADAYLAKGDSLQAFNNFKKTLEYNDNNSKAKRFVEAFSKKQD; encoded by the coding sequence ATGAACTTTTTAAAGAAAAATCATAAACTCCAAAGTAGCAATAAAAGTATTATAACTATTACTAAAACATCATTCTTGGTATTATTTACCATAGCTTTTGTTTCAAGCTGTTCTAAAAACATAGATTATTCTGCAGAGTATATGGAGCAAACTTCTGGACGCTATTTATATAATCAAGAGAATGTTATTGATGTTTTTTATGAAAACAAAAAACTATTTTTAAACTGGGGAGAATACAAAATAATTGAACCAGTAGTTTTAGATAACAACACATTTTTTATAGCAGATATATATAAGAAGCTTCATTTTGTTCAGCATCCAGAAACAAAAGAGCGTTATTTATCTGTAATATCTGAAGAGAATGAGGATGTCATTTCTTATGACTATTTAAAAGTTGATGACACATACAAAACACCAAGTATGCATTTAAAAAATGGTAATTACAAAGAAGCCCTAACTGGTTATTTAGAGATTAAAGAACAAGATTCAACAAGTACTTTAATAGATGAAGGCAATTTCAATAGTCTTGGATATAAATTATTGCGTGACAAAGACTATGAAAATGCTGTTGAAGTTTTTAAAATGAATGTCGTTTTATTTCCTGAAAGCGCTAATGTGTATGATAGTTTAGCAGATGCTTATTTGGCAAAAGGCGATAGCTTACAGGCTTTTAATAATTTTAAAAAAACCTTAGAATATAATGACAACAATAGTAAGGCAAAACGGTTTGTAGAAGCTTTTAGCAAGAAACAAGATTAA